In Deltaproteobacteria bacterium, the genomic window ATGGACATTAAGAGCGTGGCGGTTTATTCGGACGTGGACCGCGAAGCCCTCTTCGCCAACTATGCCGACGAGTCTTATTACCTGGGGCCCTCTCGGGTATCGGAAAGTTACCTGAATATCCCCCGAATCATGGCCATTGCCAAGGAAGCCCAGGCCGAGGCCATCCACCCGGGCTACGGATTTCTGGCCGAGAACCCGAACTTTGCCGTGGCCTGCGAACAGGAGGGAATCAAGTTCATCGGTCCATCCAGCCGGACCTTGGAGATGGCCGGGAATAAGATCATGACCCGCCAGATCATGGCCCGGGCCGGGCTTCCGGTGATTCCGGGAACTCGGGGTAAGATCAAGGATTTGGCCCATGCCACCCGTTTTTCCAAATCCACCGGTTATCCGGTAATCATCAAGCCGGCCTTTGGCGGCGGGGGGATCGGCATGAAGGTGATCGAGCGGGAAGAAGAATTACTTTCCGCCCTGGAGTCCTCCCAGACCATGGCCCGCCAGGCTTTCGGCGATGACGAAATCTTTATCGAGAAATACCTTCCCAAACCCAGGCACATCGAGTTTCAGGTTCTGGCGGATGAGAAGGGGAATATCCTCCATCTGGGCGAGCGGGAATGCACCATCCAGCGCCGCCATCAGAAAATTCTCGAGGAGACTCCCTCCCCCATCATGACCCGGGCCCTGCGCCAGGAAATGGGCCGGGTGGCCGTGGCTGCCGCCCGGGCCCTGAATTACACCAACGTCGGGACCATCGAATTCATTTACTCCGAAGGACAATTTTATTTCCTCGAGGTCAACGCCCGCATCCAGGTGGAGCACGCCATCACCGAGATTGTTACCGGCGTGGACCTGGTGAAAGAGCAGATCAGGATCGCTGCCGGTCTTCCTTTGGACATCTACCCGGAGGATATCACCCTGAACGGCTGGGCCATTGAGTGCCGCATCAACGCCGAAGATCCCTTGAACAATTTTGCTCCCTGCCCGGGAAAGCTCGCGGGCTATCGCTCCCCGGGCGGCATCGGCATCCGGGTGGACAGCGGTGTGCACACCCGGTACACCATCCCTCCTTTCTACGATCCCATGATCTCGAAGCTGATCATCTGGGGCCGGGACCGGCAGGAAACCATTGAAAGAGCCAAGCGGGCGCTTTATGAATACATCATCGTCGGCGTGCGCACGAATATTCCTTTCCTTAAAGCGGTAGTCAGCAACCCCTCTTTTATCAAGGGCGAGATGACCACCCATTTCATCGAGGAAGAGCGGGAACTTTTTCAGGATATGCTGCGTATCATCGAGAAGGAGAAGTCCCTACAAGAGAAGCTGGAGACTATCTTTAACCCCCGGCGGAAGATGGCGGCTATAGCCATGGCTCTTGAGGCTTACCGGGGGCAGGCGTAAAAAAATATTTTTCACCGCAGAGAGCGCAAAGAGCGCAGAGCATGATAGAATAAACAATGGCGGGTAAAAAATTTTTACGAATGGCCTTTACTCCCCCGTTTTTTATTATATTTAAAACTCTGCGTTCTCGGCGCGCTCCGCGGTGAATGGTTTTTGTATTATGCTGTAAGGAGTTTTTATGAGTGACTTGGAAATTGATTTTGCCAGAGGACAGGGGTTGATCCCGGCCATCGTCCAGGACTGGGAGACGGGCGAAGTGTTGATGGTGGCTTACATGAACCCTGAGAGTTGGGCCAAAACGCAGGAGACAGGCCAAGCCTGTTTCTGGTCCCGCTCGCGCAAGAAACTCTGGCTCAAGGGTGAAACCTCGGGCCATGTCCAAATCATCAAAGAGGTCTACATCGATTGCGATAACGACGCCCTCCTGCTGAAAGTGGAGCAAGTCGGCGGAGCAGCCTGCCATACCGGGTACCGTACCTGCTTTTACCGCCGGATCGTGAACAATGAGACGGAAACCGTTGGCGAACGCGTCTTTGATCCCAAGGAGGTTTACGGTGGATAAAATATTAAAGTTTGGTATTCCCAAGGGTAGCCTGGAGAAAGCGACCATCGATCTTTTCCAGAAGGCCGGATGGGTGATCAAGGTAAGCACGCGGAATTATTTCCCCTCCGTTGATGACCCTCAGCTGTCCTGCGCCCTGATCCGTGCCCAGGAGATGGCCCGCTACGTAGAAGAGGGAGCCCTAGATGCGGCCATCACAGGGAAGGACTGGGTGATAGAAAACGGCAGCGATGTGGTAGAGGTCCAGGAATTGATCTATTCCAAAGAAAGCCCGCGCCCAGCCCGGTGGGTCCTGGTGGTCACGGAAGATTCACCCATAAAGCGGCTGGAAGACATGCAAGGCAAAAAGGTGGCCACTGAACTTGTTTCCTTTACCCGTCGCTACTTTGGCGAAAGGGGAATCAATGTCAAAGTGGAATTCTCCTGGGGCACCACCGAAGCCAAGGTTGTGG contains:
- a CDS encoding acetyl-CoA carboxylase biotin carboxylase subunit, which translates into the protein MDIKSVAVYSDVDREALFANYADESYYLGPSRVSESYLNIPRIMAIAKEAQAEAIHPGYGFLAENPNFAVACEQEGIKFIGPSSRTLEMAGNKIMTRQIMARAGLPVIPGTRGKIKDLAHATRFSKSTGYPVIIKPAFGGGGIGMKVIEREEELLSALESSQTMARQAFGDDEIFIEKYLPKPRHIEFQVLADEKGNILHLGERECTIQRRHQKILEETPSPIMTRALRQEMGRVAVAAARALNYTNVGTIEFIYSEGQFYFLEVNARIQVEHAITEIVTGVDLVKEQIRIAAGLPLDIYPEDITLNGWAIECRINAEDPLNNFAPCPGKLAGYRSPGGIGIRVDSGVHTRYTIPPFYDPMISKLIIWGRDRQETIERAKRALYEYIIVGVRTNIPFLKAVVSNPSFIKGEMTTHFIEEERELFQDMLRIIEKEKSLQEKLETIFNPRRKMAAIAMALEAYRGQA
- the hisI gene encoding phosphoribosyl-AMP cyclohydrolase is translated as MSDLEIDFARGQGLIPAIVQDWETGEVLMVAYMNPESWAKTQETGQACFWSRSRKKLWLKGETSGHVQIIKEVYIDCDNDALLLKVEQVGGAACHTGYRTCFYRRIVNNETETVGERVFDPKEVYGG
- the hisG gene encoding ATP phosphoribosyltransferase, with the translated sequence MDKILKFGIPKGSLEKATIDLFQKAGWVIKVSTRNYFPSVDDPQLSCALIRAQEMARYVEEGALDAAITGKDWVIENGSDVVEVQELIYSKESPRPARWVLVVTEDSPIKRLEDMQGKKVATELVSFTRRYFGERGINVKVEFSWGTTEAKVVEGLVDAIVDVTETGSTIRAHGLRIVHELMQSTPRLIANKESWQDPWKKEKIQQIGTLLKAALGADRMVGLKMNVPQKRLKEVVAILPCLNAPTIASLYQSDWYSVEVVVREEVVRELIPLLLRKGAEGIIEYALNKVI